The uncultured Cohaesibacter sp. genome window below encodes:
- a CDS encoding N-acetylmuramoyl-L-alanine amidase — MFDTSASNPFTIRNHSLCHNGEPVAFARSPNQSATFAPRGIILHDTAGRLDNGSAVRWFLNADARASAHLTIERDGAVTQLVAFNRCAWHAGKSSYKGESGVNAFAFGIEMVNLGKCSKMRDGSLQPWFKGDYRDGSDGLHFAFVATRAHGKGWWLDYTPAQIRTLAAICQVLIARYDLSFIAGHFEIAPGRKIDPNPLFPLDSLRASLLGERQEDAPAPTLLTDANLRRWPSYADNVIKVVGKGQAVDVIRSGTFKPLGHPEVWHLVAAGDQQGWINGTLIDMD; from the coding sequence ATGTTCGACACCTCGGCCTCCAACCCATTTACCATCCGCAACCACAGCCTCTGCCACAATGGTGAGCCCGTGGCTTTTGCGCGTTCGCCCAACCAGTCGGCCACCTTTGCGCCGCGCGGCATCATCCTGCACGATACAGCGGGCCGCCTTGACAATGGCAGCGCTGTCCGCTGGTTCCTGAACGCGGATGCCAGAGCGTCGGCGCACCTGACCATTGAGCGCGACGGAGCTGTGACCCAACTGGTCGCCTTCAATCGCTGCGCCTGGCACGCTGGAAAGAGCAGCTACAAGGGCGAAAGCGGCGTCAACGCCTTTGCCTTCGGTATCGAGATGGTCAATCTGGGCAAATGCTCCAAGATGCGGGATGGCTCTTTGCAGCCATGGTTCAAGGGCGACTATCGCGATGGCTCCGACGGTCTGCATTTCGCCTTTGTGGCGACCCGCGCCCATGGCAAGGGCTGGTGGCTCGACTACACCCCGGCGCAGATCAGGACTCTTGCAGCCATCTGTCAGGTTTTGATCGCCCGCTATGATCTCTCTTTCATTGCCGGTCACTTTGAAATCGCGCCGGGCCGCAAGATCGACCCCAATCCGCTGTTTCCACTAGATAGCCTGCGGGCCTCGCTGCTGGGGGAACGGCAGGAGGATGCTCCCGCACCGACCCTGCTGACCGATGCCAACCTGCGCCGCTGGCCATCCTACGCCGACAATGTCATAAAGGTGGTCGGCAAGGGCCAGGCGGTGGATGTCATCCGCAGTGGCACCTTCAAGCCTCTCGGTCATCCCGAGGTCTGGCATCTGGTGGCCGCCGGCGACCAGCAGGGCTGGATCAATGGCACCCTGATCGATATGGATTGA
- a CDS encoding bifunctional riboflavin kinase/FAD synthetase, which translates to MMTPAASFIDIRHPEQPLPDSFKGSVVAIGNFDGMHRGHQAVLEDAVTEARAAGLKAVMLTFEPHPRTLFRPNRPVFRLTPHEEKALVAKALGLDGMVSLSFDEDFASQSPDLFITDMLISKLNARKVIAGYDFHFGKDRVGTPDYLKEKGEALGIGVTIVDMKTDRSGDAVSSTRIRQALEDGAVAPANRLLGYRHFFSGVVIHGAKNGRKLGYPTANMTLPDNSRLREGVYAVKFVRKNGSLYDGVASFGRRPMFDNGPRVFEVHIFDFEDNLYDEEVRVILYSYLREEMKFDGLDALINQMDTDSVQARAILRYAEPLSELETRLWD; encoded by the coding sequence ATGATGACCCCTGCTGCTTCCTTTATCGATATCAGACATCCTGAGCAGCCGTTGCCGGACAGCTTCAAGGGCAGCGTTGTCGCGATCGGCAATTTCGACGGCATGCATCGGGGCCATCAGGCCGTTCTGGAAGATGCCGTCACGGAAGCGCGCGCGGCAGGCCTCAAGGCAGTCATGCTGACCTTCGAGCCGCATCCCCGTACCCTGTTCCGCCCCAATCGTCCGGTGTTCCGCCTGACCCCGCACGAGGAAAAGGCGCTGGTCGCCAAGGCTCTCGGCCTTGACGGCATGGTATCACTGTCCTTTGATGAGGATTTTGCCAGCCAGTCGCCGGACCTGTTCATCACTGACATGCTGATCTCCAAGCTCAACGCCAGGAAGGTGATCGCCGGCTATGACTTCCATTTCGGCAAGGACCGGGTGGGCACCCCGGACTATCTGAAGGAAAAGGGAGAGGCATTGGGCATCGGCGTCACCATCGTCGACATGAAGACCGACCGCTCTGGAGACGCCGTATCATCGACACGCATCCGGCAGGCGCTGGAAGACGGCGCCGTTGCTCCCGCCAACCGCCTGCTCGGCTATCGCCATTTTTTCTCGGGCGTGGTGATTCATGGTGCCAAGAACGGCCGCAAGCTGGGCTATCCCACGGCCAACATGACGCTGCCGGACAACAGCCGCCTCAGAGAAGGTGTCTATGCGGTCAAGTTCGTGCGCAAGAACGGGTCCCTGTATGACGGCGTGGCCAGCTTTGGCCGTCGGCCGATGTTCGACAACGGCCCGCGCGTCTTCGAGGTGCATATCTTCGATTTCGAGGACAATCTCTACGATGAGGAAGTCCGGGTCATTCTCTACAGCTATCTGCGCGAAGAGATGAAATTCGACGGCCTTGACGCACTGATCAACCAGATGGATACGGACAGCGTTCAGGCCCGCGCCATTCTGCGTTATGCGGAGCCACTGTCCGAACTGGAAACACGTCTCTGGGATTGA